tcggggggagggggggggagaggggttggaattaagaaaaagaaaaaataataaaacaaattaaataaataaataaaaaataaaacaaagcaaaacaaaaaaaaagaaaagaaaggaaaagaaaaaggaaagaaagctCGACGATATCGAGTAAGTCGAAGTTGTAATTTATCGTCGTAATTCGAGAATGTTGAACAAAAGAAATGTCGATAAGTGGTGTCTACCGATAAAGCTTATAAAGAGATTAACGAAGAATGGGGATGGAGTTGAGGGTGATGGGGAGGAAAATGGTAGTGGGGAATGCGACGTGTTCCTCGTGGGACTCGAAATCATATTCTTAATTTCCATAAAAGAGCgtggagatatatatatatatatatacctcacacatacatgcatacttgTACGGTGGTTGAAGAACATCACTAGACTATTTTACCTTACTTTTTTTCATCCCCCTGCTTTTATCCTCGTTCGCCACTTTTCCGTTTTCTCCTTACCGTTCTTCTTCCCTTACCCTTCGAGAAGTTTAAGCTTCGTAAGCATATCCTATTCaagtcattctctctctctctctctctctctctctctctctcgctctcgctctctctcgctctctctctctctctttctttctttttcctgaaTTTCGCATCTCGAATCACCACTCGACCTTTCTCACcctttctttctaaatttcaATGTTCATACGTACTACGTACAAACTCGACCCTTCTCAATGCTACTCCCCAATATGCGAACATCGTAGttgcaaataatatatatatatatatatgttttctttttcttttttttctataagtttcatttttttattttttctttattccgaCGATAATAGAAATTCGTAAAAGTTTAGAAAGGTCGAAGGGATATATGAATACGTatcgtagattttttttttttttttatttaaccttAGTCAGCATAGAAAGGGTTTTGCAATTTTggttcttttatatatatatatatacatatctttataCTTTATCGAAAATgcagtttcttttattttctttcttttttttcagcgAGAACGTTGATCATTCatatttcaaaagtaaatCATAGTACCTTCCGGACTTGAGGTGGATTTGGATTTTAATCACCGGACATTTTCCGGGGAacagttaaaataattttcaaagatcAGCACGATCGATTTCACTTACCTTTTACCGATGCGGACTGCTAGAAATTCTGCAAAGTTCTTCCCTATAAAAGGGGAGACTATTAACGGAAGACGGTGCATAATATTAGAATCTTTCATCGATTGAATTTCTtcctatatttctctttctctctctctctctctctctctctctctctctttttatctcgtcTAATAAGGATGATCCGTCAGCGTTCATTTCATCTTCTCTAGGCAATATATCgaggaaatttttcaatattttagaaatacgaattacttataataatttcagatatttattatttgaataaaagaaaaaaaaaaagaacaagaggaggaggaacatATGAGggggatagagagagggagagagagagagagagagagagaaatattgcgagagacagagagagtaaaaggtgaaagttgaaaataagaaacacaTCTACAATATAACGTtgcgtttattattatcgttattcattAAACCCCACGATCACCCccgtattttatttatacagtTTCATTTACTATAcactgtttttttctttcgcactAGCGTTTTGTTTGttagtttgtttgtttgttttctttttttcttttattaattttttttttttttctttctttctcttatatctGTGTATTTGTTtctctgctgctgctgctgtgtgtgtgtgtgtgtgtgtgtgtgtcggaGCGCACATGCATAcgtgcatgcatgtatgtgtttttttttcctttcattgtttttattattcactGCCCatatcgtacatacatacgcctAGATTTACGTACTGCGCAcgtatttatacatacgttaTATACAAAAGCGTTGATTTTAATCGTTCTCGATCCTCTACGTACGCGATGCTACGAAGAGAGGtcgatttttttatctctctttctctctcactcattctctctccctctctctctctctctctctctctctctacctttcttAGTCTGCACCTTTTCGTCTATTTCCGATCGCTGCTTCCTTTCAACCTATCCCCTGTTCGCGTTCAAaatccttttccctttttcgtcTATTATACTACCGACCCTATTTGCGAGCTATTACGAGATTACTCGGAAAcgtctcttttccttcatcttttggattctttcctcttccacctctttctcctcctctttctctttctctatctcctactcttcctcttcttccttcacccttcttcgtcttttctgttttttttttgtttttttcttgttttctcccTGCCCcttcctcccccctccccccctccctcccgccCCACCCCCCCGCccaacttttcttctctttcttttttctttcttttttctttttgctcctCCTCGAATACGAATTTTTGCACGAACGGACTCTAACTTGTCCCCACTTCTACCCCTTCTTCTACCTTTACTCCTACTCCAACCCCTTATTTTCTACCCCCTACCCtatttttttgcttccttTCATGTTCTTTGCAAAATTCCACGTTGACAACcctctttcttgcttttcgTCTGCCATTTCACGTGCGATTACTTGTCtagaaaataattgacaaAAATCTGTCAAGTGTAAGTCGACCCAATTTTTGACAATGATCAtcgttctatttctctctctctctctctcttttcttccttccttcctcccttcccATTCCACCCCACCTTGTCAGATCATCCCCTTCGAAACGACGGGCTCGTCGTTTCGTCACCTACTCTTCCCTCTCGCACCTCGCGCGTCGCTTAATGTTTTagctcgttttttttttcgtatttttccttttcgttttcgcTTTtgctttgttattattattattattattattattattattattattattcttattattattattattattgttattgttattattatgtgtttttttattttttcacttcctttttatttattttttttccttttcttatcctttatAAACTATTTTATACATAAGTACAACATCTAAGCGCTCGATTgcttaagaaataaattcccATTCGCGTTGCACGCGACGTGTATtcgtgtgtctgtgtgtatgtcacttgtcatttatttctttatttttattattattattattattattttttctttttttttctttttttttttaattttttacttattcatttttatgttttttattatttttttttcttttatcctctaATCTTTTAATCTCCATCATACTCAAATTCGACGAACTCTTCAAATTTCGAACTTTACAAATCACTTTGCGAATAGGatgattatagaaaataataaagaaacaaaatatatatatatatatatatataaaggaaataattggAACAAATCGTATTgatcattaaaatcattacaTTTTCCACGGATTTGTCGTTTAATCCTAAGTATGTTAAGATTAGTGCAAATTGGTTGTCCGATCGTGTGATTCGAAACAGATTGGTATTCGTTCGAAAAAgattttgttgttatttttaaattttttattcataaggAACACATCCCgtcgaaaggaaggaagaaagaggaaggaagaaagaaaaaaagaaagaaagaaagagagagagagagagagagagagagaaaagaacgaacgaacgaacgaaagaaaaaagaaaaaaagaaaaaagaaagaaagaacaaagaaatatcttttctccttctttctcttttcttatccttctctctctctctctctctctctctctctttctctctttctttttcatcgtccATGTCGCGCGGCGCCGCGTTTGGATTCTTACTCGCACACATCTACACTCTTAAAACACAAGTACATAGTTTCTTTTCTAgtccgacgacgacgacgaagaagacgagcGAGAGTCGTCGACCGATTCCGAGTGCAGTCAGTCAGTCCCGGTCTTTATTTTCTCGCGATTAAACTTCGAGTCTCGTCCGTGTtcgttccttttcgtttctccatctcctcctcctcctcctcctcctccttttccttattctccttttcctccttctcctcctccacttccttctcctcctatttctcctcctcctgctcctccttcttcttctcctcctcctcctcctcctccactgTTTTCGTCTCCGCCTTCGTCTCCACCTACGCCACCTccttggaaaagaaaaggtgtCCCGTTGAAAGCGCGTGATTGTGCGAACAACTCAAACGACGTTGTGAGACAAGGATCTGTCGTCTCGCCAAGCGTTGgctggaaagaaaaaatcatcttTTTAAATTCCTCATCGAGAATATTCCTCGATGATGTAATGAACGTTCCCGGCTTCGAGAAAGTTTGGATGATCGGCTTGTGTTACCTCTATAATGCATGTCCTGGGCCATCGTCGGACATTTTGCGTCTGGTCgctggaaaagagaaaacaaacaatGGGGAAAAAATGTggcgaaagaatgaaaagtaaatattcttcttttcttttttttttttttcctttttccttttttgctcttttttgttgtttgttttttctttttctttatcttttccacCTAATCGCGATTATTTCTCGTGCGATCACATTCCTgaactttatatgtatatatatatatatctttttctttttttttcttttttttattatattatactttgaatatttatttgttcgttaATATGATGAAATTTAGAGAAATTTTAACTGAATTTATATTAACCGTAGAGaagtataattatgataatataataattattacacgaTCATTTTCATATAGAGGAACACAAAGTGaacgtataaataatcatcGATAATTTCCACAtattgtcctctctctctttctctctcgagtagtaaatataatataatatatatatatatatatattagtctCTTTTCACTTTACAAAATCACTTTCCAAGAAAATCCACGATAGCAACATAATATCTAATTCAAGTGGTGCTTATCAGAATTTTCTCTTGAAATCGATATATAGTGCGGAATGGATACTCGACTAAatgcaaaaaaattaaaaaataaaaaaaaaaaaaaatggaaattggTCCGATACGTGAGATAATTCTTTAAAACCTTTTCAGCGAGgacatcttttttctctcatttttttttctctcttttttttttttcttcttctttctttttttcctttcgtgtTCCTTCCGTACCATTGCCATCGCACcgaaaaagatttcatttttgGCCGAGAGACTCTGGGAGCTTTTGGTAACGGTCGAGTAGAAAGAATTTAGGGTAGGTAAGTGATGAGTCAGATCAGATTCGCTCGTATGATTTTGCTGAATGTTGTGTGGGGAGCTGGCTACGAAAGGGAGTggctttcattctctctctctctctctctctctctctctctctctctctctctctctctctctccccccttccctccctccctccctttctctctctctctctctctttctcgttttccaaGCGACCTCGCTGATAGGACACCAATCACTTCCATTGCCTTCCAGTGGTTCTTTGaagaaatttaacaaaaaagcTTCGAACGAATCTATTCTCTGATTCTATTTCTCCGTTGccgaaaatgagagaaattttCCCCTCTCGTCATTTCTCCCCCTTCCCCAACCCCTATTCAAAATATCTTGAATTATCCAACGTTcggatctttttttattatttaatcactCATCGTATTTCTCTTGATATCAAGCGAAatatgtaagtaaaaaaaatataaatatataagatagatattagaaaattgtattagatagatagatacctTGCGGAAATTGATGTTCGTTCGTATAGTCCTATGATGAAGGTCTTGCAAGGGTCTGGAATTATTACCGAGGGGTGCCTTCGGGGCGCTGGCGGGACCCTGCATGAGTTTCCTCAGGGCATACAACTGCAAACAAAGCAAAGTGTACCTTGTCGCTAGTAATTCGACTAAAACTTCCCAACTCCCTGGTGTTTATTGTTAAACGTGAGATTTATAGcatatcgatatacatatttatatatatatatatatatatatatatatatatatacgtacacatacacacaaacatatttgttttgttttttaatcttttttcgagCACTCATCCGATTAGCCAACGAActcaataatgaaaatttttttctattcacaTTGACCATTCTCTGCAATTTTAATCCGACACTGTCCTATTTTCAAAtggatatgtacatatatatgtatatatatatatatatatatatatatatatatatatatatatatatatgaatgaatgtTTTATGTATAGATATCCGTTGCAGACAATTACATATTGATGTTACATTGATGAGGAACGACTAATGGAATGACTAAAAAGCTAATGGACCATTGAGAAGTCCATGTCGGAATAAGATATGCTTTCAGATAAGAGTTAACTATTTACGTACCTCTTGTGCAGTAATGTAAATAGGTTTGTTAAGTATCAGCCAAACTGCAGTTTCCCAACATCCCGGATGCGTTGTACTCCCTTCGTAAGTCATGTAACCATTCGTATCCGGAAGTAAACTTCTCAAGGATAGATAACTCACCTGTGCTGTATCGCCTaagcaaaaaaattttcacattatcattttgttaatattaaacaataatttaatattaacaaattaatattaacaataattcaatattaacgaatattaacaataattttaattctatgaaaaaagaagtcatattttctttttttaatgtattcaaAAACTTACACTTCtaatcaatttttctatttttctttgtttctcaaAATCCATATAGGTTCAGTTTTACTTTTCTAAGGAAAAGTTTTAAGGATCAGACACAATCAGGACTCGTAATCGTTAGCACGTGACAAATTCTTTTGCCGATCACGTAGCTCGATGactaatcgatttttttttctctcaagaaTTTTTCCACGCTTTTCTCTCGACATCGTCAGGAGCTATAAAAATTGAAGGGAGAAGGtaagacgaggaggaggaggaggaggaggaggaggatgagaaaggaggacgaggagaagggaggaacaggaaaaagagataatacgCGAAGAAGGAGGGATCTAGTCAGGGTTGTGGGACCCTTCTTCTCCTTACGGTTCGTTTCCTTTAAACGACTTCATCTTCAGCTCGTGAGAATAACCACGAGAATGGTTTGTCTTATGAATTTAAGTTTCCTTCAAGGTTTTCCCTTTGcggtatttattatatcgtattcTCAAACGTCTTCGTTATAGTTCCAACAAATTCTCgtaagattatatttatcgattgcgatgatttctttttttttttttttttttttttttccttttattctttttgtcaatgtttttgtttttcttctttaatttttttcttttttatttttttctcgatttatcgtcaaatataattgtatactCCGATAGAGATCTCTTTCGTACGgaatagagaaaatttctcCTTCAAGAAATTTTCTCTCAATTTCTAACGTTTTCCAATGTGAAAGACacctacacacatacacacatacatacatacatacgtacgtacatacgtacatacgtacgtacattgGTTGGTATGACGAAGGTTCACGAAGGACACGACTGGAAATTACTTGTACACGAAATTCGTCGTAGAAAGGTGCTTTTGAACTTTCAACGCCCAAGTCGTAGAAacgaaaagtaagaaaaacgCCGATGAATTCTGTAGACGGAAAGAAAGGGAGCAAAAGAAGGTGTGCTTGCACTGTGCACTGCAATGATTGCCGCTGTACAAATATACCAAGTTCCTACGTATACTAAGGGTTCcctatagatacatacatacatgcatatatatatatatatatatgtacatgtatgtatgcatgtatgtatgtatatacatacagggTGTTCCATTGAAATCCTGTCGTAGGAatagtcgtcatcgtcgtcgtcgtcgtagtcgtcgtcgtataTGTTTCGAAGAAAGTGAGGTGACTTTAGAAAGTTTCAAATACAACAAATGATATATCGTAGGGAAACTTTTATCGGAGTTTTTTCCTCCAaagttagaaatttttttcataaaacatCGATTCGATTCAAGAATCGTTTGGATCGAAAATTAGTTAATTTATCGTCGAGTTTATCGATTGCgacttatttaaaaaaataaagatttttattcgcAATCAAAAATAAAGTTGTTTAGGAATATCCTCTGTTACAAAGTGCTGCATCGATCGTCTCATATATGGGTAGATATTgttatgtgatatatatatatatatatatatatatatatacgtacatacatatatatatatatatatatatcttcgaatGGATACGTCTAGCTAGCTCTCGATCGTTCTCCAACAGCCGTTGCGGTGGATGCTGATAGGCGTCACTTGTCAAACGTATCGAACTGGCAATAGGGTCATTTTGTATGCCATCCTTTCTCTCGAAGATGTTTATTTCTAAAGGAAATTTCGATTTAGAAATTTCTCTATTGACAAAATAGATATATCCCATGCTTGGAAATAATgtcatgaaatttatattatttttcttttgtatcttttttcttttttttttttttttttctttttattatctctatataCTATCTCTCATATCTATATTCTACGATATTTTTTACGGTATTTAAGATCGAAGGTCGTAGTCGAAACGAGTGTTATCAGTTtgtgagaaaaatttttcatggcTCATAGAACGTCgctatctctctcgttctctctctctctctttctctctctctctcgctctgtaAGAAACGAGTTGCCATAGCAAAGAAGAATTTGATAGCCGTCTAAGTAAACTTCGCTATTTCCTTCGAACTTGGCTCTATGGTATCGTGTCGTTCGCATACACCTGGCCGGACGAGAAATTCATGAAACTTTGAATTCATAGTGAAGGAGGTTGTATTCGATAAGATCGATAAGATCGAGAGATGTATagacggatagatagatagaaaaagagagagagagagagagagagagacagaaagagagaggatagaaATCAAAGAGAAGAACTACCGTCGAATTTTGTCGACGATGAAAACTCCCGTCTGTGAAAGCGTCTCGCGTCTTTCCTCCCCCTTTCATTCATGGATGGTTCATCCATTTGCTAGAAATATCCGAATACATgtcatatataatactatactatagtatagtatagtggAAAGATATTCATACCAATCGAAATCGTCGATGATAGGCTGGTCTACCGATTCGGTTGAAGCGGCGTGCCATCGatgttatatttacatacacgcatttacataaatacatacatacgtacatatatactcgTCTATAGACCATCCCGTTCaactcctcctactcctctttacttcctctctctctctctctctctctctctctctctctctctctctctctctcctcttccctttttattcGTAGTATATTcgcaaataagaaaaaagaaaacgtaaccACCAGTCATCCCTTATTTCTTTACGCGTATCTCAAAAGCAAAGTATCATCAGAAGTTAACGTAGGTAAGCAGTGTCGTTCGACTTAGGTATCACCATTACTGTATACACAGACAAGCATCTATTTCTTGTATTGAGTTGGTGACATTAAGGACGGACTGCCGGCCTTATGGCACTCGTAAATGGTACCTCGACATAGAGGTGGTTGGAGAGGGATGATGGAGGGAGTAAAGAACGAGGAAGTTAGAAGCTTGAAGGTAGTTTTTgcgcactttctctctctctctctctctttctctctactcacactattttccttctctttctcctcgtcATTCtgctttttctccttctcttcctcctcctcctcttcctccttctgcTTCTGCCTTTGCTTCTTTCGACACTCTTCACCTTCGGCCGGCTTCGCGAAGGAAGATTCTTAGGTCGCCATTCAGCGAGCTTAGAGGGCGTAAAGTAGGAGCTGTCAAGCTTTTCTAAGCGAATCCCTCTTCCTGCCGAcacctcttcctctcttttcccttttttcttcctttttttttttttctttacttttctctctccctctctctatttctttctctgtctgtctgtctatctatgtTGTTACCACGTTTACTACGATATACTAGTCGGTTATACACACCGCCGTAGGAGTTGtacattctattttcttccttctctctctctctctctctctttctctttctcttttttttttatttctctctctctctctctctctctctctctccctttcttcttttttttccattttattatattttaccaaCCACAGCGTGTTTTCTCCGTTTGCGACACcttctatatatgtgtatatatatatatatatatatatatatatatatatatatgtacatgtatatgtacacatattaCGTCGAACGACACACCctctttacacacacacatatatatatatatatgtataaagagaACAGATTCGTATATAAACCGTACTccgtagatttttatttttatttatcgtgcGTCCTGATTTCCTTCGCGGCCGAGAAAAGGTTAGACGGATGGCGGCTTTcgaagggaggaaaagaaaggaagtctACCGGGGGATGACAAATAATAACGAGCGAGcaagaatggaaaaatatcAAGCGAGCGAGGAGAgtaaaggaggagaagaaagaggaggaggaggaggaggaggaggaggaggaggaggaggacaaggaggaggaggattcGAACGTTGGAAAAGTGCTGTTCGCGGTGGAGGATGAAgatgaggatgaagaagaagaagaagaagaaaagggacgaCGAGATTCCCTCGTGATTAATGAAATACATTAACTCTTTCCACTCTTGCCGAGAGGTTAGGTTTTACAATAGAGCTATGTACGtcgcgatctctctctctctctctctctctctctctctctctctgtgtctcttcgtctctcgttttctttatctcttctcctcctcctcttcctccttctcttgctgctactgctgctgcttctCCTCTTTCTAATTGTATCATATACGCGTTGCCTCTAGATTACACATATATTACGcgttataatcttttctttcacgtgtgtatgcgtgtgcgcCTGAGCGAAGgctcaaatatttttatgctaATGCACAGCAAGCGAAAGGATTTATGGTTTGCCCGTGGTCGAGAAAAATTCGTAACTTTAGGAAAAGTTGTGCTTcgcttatattctttttctttttcttcttttttttttttttttctttttttttccattgccGTTGTTTCTAGAGGCGAGAGTagtttggatttttttttcgtttttttttactttattttctttcttttctctttcttttatcttttctctttgtttctttctttcttctttttttctttttttttttttttttttttgttaggagcgaaattaaatttagaatttttcttcttttttttcttcttttttttttctttttttttttttttaaagagattaCTGTCCTTTTAATTTCGATGTCATCTTGTATACTTAAGTATCTCTCcccttcattattataaatatttatatattaaaaattttttttattcgctttgtattcgttcgatcgtttagATTCAATTGGCCGAATAGAGTCAAGGTtggtatttgttttttttttgtttttttttgtttgtttttctttttttttttttttgaatgaaacacgagaaaaatgagaacacgtcctttcttttttattttctcttcttcttctttccttttttaatttttttcatttcttttctattcttttctattctccattctattcttttcattttttgtcttCACCAtcccctctcccctccctACCTCttacttatctatctattatcCGATTGTCTCGACAACGTCAGTAATATTTCCGTTTCTGAAGTGTGCTTCTTCCGTGACGAGAACACGTATTAAAGCGCACGTGTTGTCTTCCATTCGTGAGAAAGTCGAATATCTCGTATGGTAGACAATGTGCGAAGTAG
This portion of the Vespa velutina chromosome 4, iVesVel2.1, whole genome shotgun sequence genome encodes:
- the LOC124948717 gene encoding carbonic anhydrase-related protein 10-like isoform X3 — translated: MCPSRSLLLFYVLGVFLIINESEASWEEWWTYDGISGPSFWGLINPQWSLCSKGRRQSPINIEPDKLLFDPHLRPVHVDKHKVSGHLHNTGQFLVFRADKEAKIRVNITGGPLAYHYQFEEIYIHYGLDDNHGSEHRVDDYAFPAELGETLNPELRIITSVFSKVLHRGDTAQVSYLSLRSLLPDTNGYMTYEGSTTHPGCWETAVWLILNKPIYITAQELYALRKLMQGPASAPKAPLGNNSRPLQDLHHRTIRTNINFRKPTLGETTDPCLTTSFELFAQSRAFNGTPFLFQGGGVGGDEGGDENSGGGGGGGEEEGGAGGGEIGGEGSGGGEGGKGE